From the Bacteroidales bacterium genome, the window ACCCGAAGCATAATCATATCATAGCTCATGGCAATATAGACACAACAAAAATTAATAATCCCGTTTTTGTTAAACAAACTATAGAATCAATGAAATCGGATAATAATATGATAAAGGTTGATTTGCCGGGGCAAACCGATTGTGTTGTTTATTACAAAGATTCGCCATTGCTTATTCAGTTAAAATATTTTCCTTATGTGCAATTTATTATTATTGGTGTTTTTTTATTTATTGCATATTTGCTTTTCAGCACTTCCCGGCGTGCCGAACAAAACAAAGTATGGCTTGGCCTTGCTAAAGAAACTGCCCATCAACTGGGGACACCATTGTCGTCTCTTATTGCCTGGGTTGAATTGCTTAGACTTAAAGGAATCGATGAAGAAACTCTTATGGAAGTAACAAAAGACATTCAGCGTCTGGAAACCATAACCGAACGTTTTTCAAAGATAGGTTCAGCCCCGAAACTTGAAACTCTAAATATTATTGAGGTTATTAATAACTCGGTTGATTATCTTAAAAAACGTACTTCAAAAAAAATAAATTACATTATTGGATTTAGTTCTGAAATAATTCTTGTTCCCCTGAATGCATATTTATTTGAGTGGGTAATTGAAAATCTTTGTAAAAATGCTATTGACGCCATGAGTGGAAACGGAACCATAGAAATTGATATCAGCGAAGACGACAAATATGTTTTTGTTGATATTACAGATACAGGGAAAGGGCTATCCAAATCTAAGTTTAAAACTATATTTAATCCGGGATATACAAGTAAAAAAAGCGGTTGGGGACTCGGCCTTTCACTTTCCGAAAGAATCGTTGAAAATTATCATTCAGGATATATTTTTGTAAAATCTTCAGTTCCTAATAAAGGAACTTCGTTCCGCATTCAACTTAAAAAATAATGTTTAGTGCTCTAATCAGCGGTTTTATTTTAGGCTTAACTCTAGCTGTTGTTCTCGGACCGGCATTTTTTACTTTACTACAAACCAGTATTTTAAGGGGTTTTCGCATAGGAATGTTCCTGGCATTAGGTATCATGTTAAGTGATTTTACACTTATTGCTTTAAGTTTTCTTGGAATTTCACAGTTGATAAGCGGAGAGAAGTATAAAATATTATTTGGTGTGATTGGCGGAATCATTATGCTGGTTTATGGAATATATATTTATCGAAAAAAAGTGAATGTTGAAGATTCTAAAATAAAAAGTTTAGGAAAAAAGAACAGTATCCTTGATATAGACCAACCATCCAAACCTTATGTGTACATTATTAAAGGATATTTTTTAAACCTAGTAAATCCTTTTTTGCTGATTTTTTGGATGGGAGTTATGGGATACGTTGGGGCAGAGTATAATTCAGATATTAAAAAACTTGCAATATTTTTTGGTACAGCATTAATAACGGTTTTCTCAACCGACCTTTTAAAATGTTTTGTGGCAAACCAGATAAAACGGTTACTTCGCCCGAAAGTCTTGGTTTTTATTAATAAAGCCCTGGGAGTTTTAGTTTTTATTTTTGGACTTTATCTGATAGTAAAAACTTTTGTGGTTTTTTTAGATACAGGAATAATAATTCCATAAAAGGGTTTTGCTGGTATAAATTAAGAAGTTAAAATCTCTTTATTTCAAATTTCTGTCGGTCAAGGACAGCATATGAAAAATGAACAAGCCAGTCTCCGAGGTTGATATAACGAGTGTTTTCAGAAATTTTGACGTCAAGAGGTAGATGGCGGTGCCCGAAAATAAAAAAATCAAAATGCTCTTTTTTCAGTAATTTTTTTGCATACACCAATAAGTATTCCTTGTCGTCACCACGATATAACATATCGGTGGCCTCATGTGAAAATCGGCTGCGGTTTGATATGTGACGGGCAACCCATGCGGCAAAATTGGGATGTAAACGAGCATATAACCAGCGGCATAATTTACAAAGGAATATTTTTTTCATCATTTTATAGCCGAAGTCTCCCGGGCCTAACCCGTCTCCATGTGCCAGCATGAATTTCAATCCATTAATTTCTTTAACAACGGGCTTATAAATTATTTCAAGACCAATCTCCTGTTTTAAATACCCGAAAGTCCACATGTCGTGGTTGCCGGTAAAATAATAGATTTTTATTCCACTGTCGCTTAGTTCGGCAAGTTTTCCCAGTAGTCTTGTATAACCCCGTGGCACCACGGATTTATATTCAAACCAATAATCAAATAAATCTCCTAAAATATAAATTTCATGGGCATCTTTTTTAATATCATCAAGCCACAAAACAAATTTCTTTTCTCGTGCCTGACTGCTTTGATAGTCTGGTATTCCGAAGTGACAGTCAGATACAAAATATATTTTTTTGTGTTCGGGAATCACAGTACAAATGTTTTCTTTAGTAAAATTATTTTTTTTAAACGTTTTTATAATTCACATTTCGATGTTAGTTTGTAATATGCGTAAAGGTGTCTGATTTTATCCGATAAGTTTTTGAAAGCCATTTTAAAAGCTCCTGATGGGTAATGCCTCGTTTAACAATGTTTCCGTATTTATCAATCAATACAGCTAGTGGAATGTAGTCAACAGCATAATCTTTCACAACGGGTGAATCCCACCCAAGCATATCACCAACATGAACCCAGTTAATTTTGTTCTGACGTACGGCATTTTCCCATGCATAACGGTTATTGTCAAGAGACACGGCATATATCTCGAATCCTTTAGTTCGGTATGTTTTGTGTATCCATTTAAATTCTGCTATAATATCCGTACAATTATCGCTGGCGCCGGCCCAAAAAAATACAAGCATAGGGCGTCCTTTAAACGAAGATAATGGTTGAATATTTCCTCCGATATTTTTTATTCTGATGTCGGGAGCCATCATCCCTGAATCAAGTTTCGAAAGATTTTTGGCAATTTCGGATTTAAAATTTTCAATATTTTTAACTCTTTCATGCAATTCAAGTACGTACCCGTTATTAGTATAAATAGGAGAAAGAGTGCTATCAAGTAATTTAAAATAATTAAAATGGTCGCGTTCATTTAATATTTTTTGTTGTCCAAAAATCTGGTATAAAGCAATTAGCGATGCCAGAGAATGAGGGTTATCCTTAATAAATCGTTGGACATGTTTGCGCTGATTATTGAAAATCTCTTTGTAAAGAGAGTCGTGTAGCGTTTTTAACTGAAAAAAATTGTTGCTGTCTTTATACTGAATTTGTACTTTCAATAATGAATCAGCCTTGTGATAGTTTTTGCGCGTAAATTCATTCAGCTGCCATAACAGTTCGGAGCCGGGTGACCCGGAAACCTGATATTCTTTCGCAAGTTGACGTGCATTACCGGTAATTCCAACCTGTTCCCCTTCGTTTATAAGCAATGTGATAAAATTGTCTTTACTAAGCTGCAAAAGGTAAAAGCTAATTTCTTTAGTTTTACAGGAAAATGTAAATTCCCCGTTCTCGTTGATAATAGTAGAATCCATTACATTTAAACTGTCAACTTTCAGCGCAGATAATATTATTTTATCTGAATTGGTGTTTTTAAGCTTTCCATGAATAGTAAATTTTCCCGAAAGCTTGTTTTCATTATTGTTGCACCCTAAAAAAAACAAGGCCATGAATGTCAGCCACATCATAGTAACAGCTGTAATTTTTTGCCTGGGAAACATAATTATTTACCTTTTAGTGGTGTTTAAAAAACAGGTTTTTTGGGTGTAAAAGTAATTATCAGGGTGCCTATACGGTTGTCGAGGCCCA encodes:
- a CDS encoding UDP-2,3-diacylglucosamine diphosphatase gives rise to the protein MIPEHKKIYFVSDCHFGIPDYQSSQAREKKFVLWLDDIKKDAHEIYILGDLFDYWFEYKSVVPRGYTRLLGKLAELSDSGIKIYYFTGNHDMWTFGYLKQEIGLEIIYKPVVKEINGLKFMLAHGDGLGPGDFGYKMMKKIFLCKLCRWLYARLHPNFAAWVARHISNRSRFSHEATDMLYRGDDKEYLLVYAKKLLKKEHFDFFIFGHRHLPLDVKISENTRYINLGDWLVHFSYAVLDRQKFEIKRF
- a CDS encoding HAMP domain-containing histidine kinase, with product MNIYIKKRRWKFLLFIAAMIIFFISLWYIDRFANQIEMDQRTKIKLWVDAITKKATLVNATDTFFSLIQDEERKKVELWANANIRLIKAEYYEDLTFYLDIIKGNNTIPVILTDDQYNITLAKNVDFNIDSIKRLEGKYLEDFSVYQPIEINYIGNKKILLHYKDSKLFTGLKEVLDKQVKAFLSEIVTNAPSVPVIVTDPKHNHIIAHGNIDTTKINNPVFVKQTIESMKSDNNMIKVDLPGQTDCVVYYKDSPLLIQLKYFPYVQFIIIGVFLFIAYLLFSTSRRAEQNKVWLGLAKETAHQLGTPLSSLIAWVELLRLKGIDEETLMEVTKDIQRLETITERFSKIGSAPKLETLNIIEVINNSVDYLKKRTSKKINYIIGFSSEIILVPLNAYLFEWVIENLCKNAIDAMSGNGTIEIDISEDDKYVFVDITDTGKGLSKSKFKTIFNPGYTSKKSGWGLGLSLSERIVENYHSGYIFVKSSVPNKGTSFRIQLKK
- a CDS encoding LysE family translocator — encoded protein: MFSALISGFILGLTLAVVLGPAFFTLLQTSILRGFRIGMFLALGIMLSDFTLIALSFLGISQLISGEKYKILFGVIGGIIMLVYGIYIYRKKVNVEDSKIKSLGKKNSILDIDQPSKPYVYIIKGYFLNLVNPFLLIFWMGVMGYVGAEYNSDIKKLAIFFGTALITVFSTDLLKCFVANQIKRLLRPKVLVFINKALGVLVFIFGLYLIVKTFVVFLDTGIIIP
- a CDS encoding AhpC/TSA family protein gives rise to the protein MFPRQKITAVTMMWLTFMALFFLGCNNNENKLSGKFTIHGKLKNTNSDKIILSALKVDSLNVMDSTIINENGEFTFSCKTKEISFYLLQLSKDNFITLLINEGEQVGITGNARQLAKEYQVSGSPGSELLWQLNEFTRKNYHKADSLLKVQIQYKDSNNFFQLKTLHDSLYKEIFNNQRKHVQRFIKDNPHSLASLIALYQIFGQQKILNERDHFNYFKLLDSTLSPIYTNNGYVLELHERVKNIENFKSEIAKNLSKLDSGMMAPDIRIKNIGGNIQPLSSFKGRPMLVFFWAGASDNCTDIIAEFKWIHKTYRTKGFEIYAVSLDNNRYAWENAVRQNKINWVHVGDMLGWDSPVVKDYAVDYIPLAVLIDKYGNIVKRGITHQELLKWLSKTYRIKSDTFTHITN